The following proteins are co-located in the Leptodactylus fuscus isolate aLepFus1 chromosome 8, aLepFus1.hap2, whole genome shotgun sequence genome:
- the SSB gene encoding lupus La protein has product MAENGNNEQVQDLDTKICQQIEYYFGDHNLPRDKFLKEQIGLDDGWVPLQTMIKFNRLNKLTTDFTKILEALKKSKTGLLEIDEEKSKIRRSPDKPLPEVTEEYKNTIKSKSVYIKGFQPDTTLDDIKEWLEGKGPIENIQMRRTLQKAFKGSIFIVFETEEAAKKFLENRDLKFKDSDMIVLSKEEYFAKKNEERKTKQSEAKAKSKQEKADAQKQAEEAEMKSLDEQTGCLLKFSGELDNMTSREDIHALFQTHGEIKWIDFSRGAKEGIILFKSNAKEALEKAKAANNDNLQLKDKDVNWELLEGDVEKTALKKIIDDQQESYNKWKGKGGKKAKGKGRGGRGNDSSRKKIQFQGKKKKFDSSDEEDMEESEKADVKNGTEAPTSPKKRQLEDKTTDEPEPKQQKTEAQ; this is encoded by the exons ATGGCGGAAAATGGGAACAACGAACAAGTACAAGACTTGGATACAAAGATCTGTCAGCAGATTGAG TACTACTTTGGTGACCATAACCTTCCAAGAGACAAGTTCTTAAAGGAACAGATCGGCCTTGATGATGGCTGGGTGCCCCTACAGACTATGATTAAGTTTAACAG GTTGAACAAACTGacgacagattttaccaaaattctTGAAGCACTTAAAAAATCCAAGACTGGTCTGCTAGAGATCGATGAGGAGAAATCTAAAATTAGACGGTCGCCTGACAAGCCCTTACCCGAAGTCACAGAAGAGTATAAGAATACAATAAAGAGCAAATCGGTTTACATT AAAGGATTTCAGCCCGATACAACCCTGGATGATATCAAAGAATGGCTAGAGGGCAAAGGTCCCATTGAGAATATTCAGATGAGACGGACGCTTCAGAAGGCATTTAAG GGTTCCATATTTATTGTATTTGAAACTGAAGAGGCTGCAAAAAAGTTCTTGGAAAACAGAGATCTCAAATTCAAAGATTCTGACATGATCGTATTGTCAAA AGAAGAATATTTTGCCAAGAAGAATGAAGAAAGAAAAACCAAACAGTCTGAAGCCAAAGCAAAGTCTAAGCA GGAAAAGGCTGATGCCCAGAAGCAAGCAGAAGAAGCTGAAATG AAATCCTTAGATGAACAGACTGGCTGCCTGCTAAAATTCTCAGGTGAACTGGACAACATGACTTCCAGAGAAGATATTCACGCCTTATTTCAGACTCACGGGGAAATAAAGTGGATTGATTTTAGCAGGGGAGCAAAGGAG GGAATTATATTATTTAAAAGCAATGCAAAAGAAGCGCTGGAGAAGGCCAAAGCTGCAAATAATGACAATCTACAGCTGAAGGACAAGGATGTGAACTGGGAACTTCTCGAGGGTGATGTGGAGAAAACTGCATTAAAGAAGATCATAGATGATCAACAAGAATCTTATAATAAATGGAAGGGAAAAG GAGGGAAGAAAGCTAAAGGGAAAGGAAGGGGCGGAAGAGGTAATGACTCCTCCAGAAAGAAGATACAATTCCAGGGGAAAAAGAAGAAATTTGACAGCAGTGATGAAGAGGATATGGAAG AGTCTGAAAAGGCCGATGTTAAAAATGGGACAGAAGCACCAACAAGTCCAAAGAAGAGGCAGCTGGAGGATAAGACCACAGATGAACCAGAGCCAAAACAGCAGAAGACTGAAGCTCAGTGA
- the KLHL23 gene encoding kelch-like protein 23 isoform X2, translating to MSQKELEDYCLLYNDTTYQVGFLESFRTFYKEGLFTDVAMVSSSGKIFRCHKVALAACSHYFKVMFTADMKEKSNNQIELLGIDDAILDELLNYTYSAQIKITAKNVQCLLQAADQMHFVSVKEACEQFLVRHLDVDNCLGMHSFAEFHACPSLEKESRRIMVSRFQEVWTEDEFVDLSLEKLMYVLTQKNLNVWTVDDLLQALVRWVTHDSSNRIEHIYELLECIKVDINDEYLRTSVELHKKHLLNENKIQSLLYYSLRTQTEEIPKRSTANMFVVGGYYWHPLAEVHIWDPESNNWIQGADMPDHTRESYSATSLGPNIYITGGYRTDNIEALSTVWIYNTEKDEWTEGCPMLNARYYHCSVTLGGCVYALGGYRKGAPADEAELYDPLKKAWFPIANMIKGVGNATACVLRDVIYVSGGHFGYRGSCTYDKIQSFRSELNEWSILSVCPHPEYGLCSVALHNKLYLVGGQTTITDCFDFETSKWVELAPTMERRMECGAIVMNGFLYITGGYSWSKGTYLKSVEKYNPDSNRWELVANLPSPMRSHGCVCVYTV from the exons ATGTCACAGAAGGAGCTTGAAGATTACTGCCTTTTATACAATGACACTACGTACCAGGTAGGCTTCCTCGAATCCTTTAGGACATTTTATAAAGAAGGACTATTCACCGACGTCGCCATGGTGAGCTCCTCCGGTAAGATTTTTCGGTGCCATAAAGTTGCCCTGGCGGCCTGTAGCCATTACTTCAAGGTGATGTTCACAGCGGATATGAAGGAAAAGTCCAACAATCAGATCGAGCTGCTAGGTATTGATGACGCCATCTTAGATGAGCTGCTGAACTATACGTACAGTGCACAGATCAAGATCACCGCTAAGAATGTCcaatgtcttctccaagccgcggACCAGATGCACTTCGTGTCAGTCAAAGAGGCATGTGAACAGTTCCTGGTCAGACATCTGGATGTTGACAACTGTTTGGGAATGCATTCGTTTGCTGAATTTCACGCGTGTCCATCTTTGGAGAAGGAATCTAGAAGAATCATGGTTTCTAGGTTTCAAGAAGTTTGGACTGAAGATGAGTTTGTGGATCTCAGTTTGGAGAAGTTGATGTATGTCTTGACTCAGAAGAACCTCAATGTGTGGACAGTGGACGATCTTCTCCAAGCTCTGGTTAGATGGGTCACACATGATTCCAGTAATCGCATAGAACATATTTATGAACTATTGGAATGTATTAAAGTTGATATAAATGACGAATATCTCAGGACCTCGGTGGAGTTGCACAAGAAGCACTTACTCAACGAAAATAAGATACAATCTTTGCTCTACTATTCTTTACGGACTCAAACGGAAGAAATTCCCAAAAGATCGACAGCCAACATGTTTGTAGTTGGGGGCTACTACTGGCACCCCTTGGCTGAAGTGCATATTTGGGATCCTGAAAGCAACAACTGGATTCAGGGAGCGGACATGCCTGACCACACCAGAGAGAGCTACAGTGCTACCAGTTTAGGACCTAACATCTATATCACTGGTGGCTACAGGACCGATAATATAGaggcactgagcactgtgtgGATTTATAACACAGAGAAGGATGAATGGACAGAAGGATGTCCTATGCTTAATGCAAGGTACTATCACTGCTCCGTCACCCTGGGCGGCTGCGTCTATGCCTTAGGTGGTTACAGGAAAGGAGCTCCTGCCGATGAAGCAGAATTGTATGATCCATTAAAGAAGGCCTGGTTTCCCATTGCAAACATGATTAAAG GTGTTGGGAACGCAACTGCGTGTGTGCTGCGGGATGTCATCTATGTCAGCGGAGGACACTTTGGATATAGAGGGAGCTGCACTTATGATAAAATCCAGAGCTTTCGCTCTGAATTAAATGAATGGAGCATCTTATCCGTGTGTCCACATCCAG AGTATGGTCTATGTTCCGTTGCACTACACAATAAGCTGTATCTGGTCGGAGGACAGACTACAATTACTGACTGCTTTGATTTTGAAACCAGCAAATGGGTAGAGCTGGCGCCAACTATGGAGCGGAGGATGGAGTGTGGGGCGATTGTCATGAACGGATTTCTATACATCACTGGCGGCTACTCCTGGTCTAAAGGAACCTACCTGAAGAGCGTAGAGAAGTACAATCCTGATTCTAACAGATGGGAGCTGGTGGCAAATCTTCCCAGTCCTATGCGATCACATGGATGcgtctgtgtatatactgtatag
- the KLHL23 gene encoding kelch-like protein 23 isoform X1 has product MTYDEAQAAMSQKELEDYCLLYNDTTYQVGFLESFRTFYKEGLFTDVAMVSSSGKIFRCHKVALAACSHYFKVMFTADMKEKSNNQIELLGIDDAILDELLNYTYSAQIKITAKNVQCLLQAADQMHFVSVKEACEQFLVRHLDVDNCLGMHSFAEFHACPSLEKESRRIMVSRFQEVWTEDEFVDLSLEKLMYVLTQKNLNVWTVDDLLQALVRWVTHDSSNRIEHIYELLECIKVDINDEYLRTSVELHKKHLLNENKIQSLLYYSLRTQTEEIPKRSTANMFVVGGYYWHPLAEVHIWDPESNNWIQGADMPDHTRESYSATSLGPNIYITGGYRTDNIEALSTVWIYNTEKDEWTEGCPMLNARYYHCSVTLGGCVYALGGYRKGAPADEAELYDPLKKAWFPIANMIKGVGNATACVLRDVIYVSGGHFGYRGSCTYDKIQSFRSELNEWSILSVCPHPEYGLCSVALHNKLYLVGGQTTITDCFDFETSKWVELAPTMERRMECGAIVMNGFLYITGGYSWSKGTYLKSVEKYNPDSNRWELVANLPSPMRSHGCVCVYTV; this is encoded by the exons ATGACATATGATGAAGCACAGGCAG CCATGTCACAGAAGGAGCTTGAAGATTACTGCCTTTTATACAATGACACTACGTACCAGGTAGGCTTCCTCGAATCCTTTAGGACATTTTATAAAGAAGGACTATTCACCGACGTCGCCATGGTGAGCTCCTCCGGTAAGATTTTTCGGTGCCATAAAGTTGCCCTGGCGGCCTGTAGCCATTACTTCAAGGTGATGTTCACAGCGGATATGAAGGAAAAGTCCAACAATCAGATCGAGCTGCTAGGTATTGATGACGCCATCTTAGATGAGCTGCTGAACTATACGTACAGTGCACAGATCAAGATCACCGCTAAGAATGTCcaatgtcttctccaagccgcggACCAGATGCACTTCGTGTCAGTCAAAGAGGCATGTGAACAGTTCCTGGTCAGACATCTGGATGTTGACAACTGTTTGGGAATGCATTCGTTTGCTGAATTTCACGCGTGTCCATCTTTGGAGAAGGAATCTAGAAGAATCATGGTTTCTAGGTTTCAAGAAGTTTGGACTGAAGATGAGTTTGTGGATCTCAGTTTGGAGAAGTTGATGTATGTCTTGACTCAGAAGAACCTCAATGTGTGGACAGTGGACGATCTTCTCCAAGCTCTGGTTAGATGGGTCACACATGATTCCAGTAATCGCATAGAACATATTTATGAACTATTGGAATGTATTAAAGTTGATATAAATGACGAATATCTCAGGACCTCGGTGGAGTTGCACAAGAAGCACTTACTCAACGAAAATAAGATACAATCTTTGCTCTACTATTCTTTACGGACTCAAACGGAAGAAATTCCCAAAAGATCGACAGCCAACATGTTTGTAGTTGGGGGCTACTACTGGCACCCCTTGGCTGAAGTGCATATTTGGGATCCTGAAAGCAACAACTGGATTCAGGGAGCGGACATGCCTGACCACACCAGAGAGAGCTACAGTGCTACCAGTTTAGGACCTAACATCTATATCACTGGTGGCTACAGGACCGATAATATAGaggcactgagcactgtgtgGATTTATAACACAGAGAAGGATGAATGGACAGAAGGATGTCCTATGCTTAATGCAAGGTACTATCACTGCTCCGTCACCCTGGGCGGCTGCGTCTATGCCTTAGGTGGTTACAGGAAAGGAGCTCCTGCCGATGAAGCAGAATTGTATGATCCATTAAAGAAGGCCTGGTTTCCCATTGCAAACATGATTAAAG GTGTTGGGAACGCAACTGCGTGTGTGCTGCGGGATGTCATCTATGTCAGCGGAGGACACTTTGGATATAGAGGGAGCTGCACTTATGATAAAATCCAGAGCTTTCGCTCTGAATTAAATGAATGGAGCATCTTATCCGTGTGTCCACATCCAG AGTATGGTCTATGTTCCGTTGCACTACACAATAAGCTGTATCTGGTCGGAGGACAGACTACAATTACTGACTGCTTTGATTTTGAAACCAGCAAATGGGTAGAGCTGGCGCCAACTATGGAGCGGAGGATGGAGTGTGGGGCGATTGTCATGAACGGATTTCTATACATCACTGGCGGCTACTCCTGGTCTAAAGGAACCTACCTGAAGAGCGTAGAGAAGTACAATCCTGATTCTAACAGATGGGAGCTGGTGGCAAATCTTCCCAGTCCTATGCGATCACATGGATGcgtctgtgtatatactgtatag